Proteins from a single region of Akkermansiaceae bacterium:
- a CDS encoding type II secretion system protein has translation MKARGMTLTEMMFVVAIIAILAGIGYPLGVRMLGRARESACLTNLAGIGGALDVYLRDHGGRLPELRPGRGSKKIDAPVLDTVLLEYTQTDRVFCCPAGVKEFNKTGCSYFWNSAMNGSTVADATFFNMRNSPETIPLVTDKEAWHPHDTNILYADGSASNKIRFKIGNSQEKGK, from the coding sequence ATGAAAGCGCGCGGAATGACCCTGACGGAGATGATGTTCGTGGTCGCCATCATCGCCATTCTCGCGGGGATCGGCTATCCGCTCGGCGTGAGGATGCTGGGACGGGCGCGGGAGTCCGCCTGCCTGACGAACCTGGCGGGCATCGGCGGGGCGCTGGATGTTTATCTGCGGGATCATGGCGGACGGTTGCCGGAACTCAGGCCCGGGCGGGGATCAAAGAAGATCGACGCCCCGGTGCTGGACACCGTCCTGCTGGAGTACACACAGACCGACCGCGTGTTCTGCTGCCCGGCGGGGGTGAAGGAGTTCAACAAGACCGGCTGCAGCTATTTCTGGAACTCCGCCATGAACGGATCCACGGTGGCGGACGCGACGTTCTTCAACATGCGCAACAGCCCGGAGACGATCCCCCTCGTCACGGACAAGGAAGCGTGGCACCCGCACGACACGAACATCCTCTATGCGGATGGCAGTGCCTCGAACAAGATCCGCTTCAAGATCGGGAATTCGCAGGAGAAAGGGAAATAG
- a CDS encoding ABC transporter ATP-binding protein — MLEVNGLWKTFGGKAALEDVSFSVGRGEIFGLLGHNGAGKSTSLGIILGMVAADRGEVTIDGISVAKDRARALGKVGAIFEAPAFYDYLSGWENLRLLMSYTCPFDAGMARDVVQRVGLADRIHSKVRTYSHGMRQRLALAQSLLPEPEVLLLDEPTDGLDPEGIKWFRDFILGLRDERGTTVLFNSHLLAEVELMCDRVAILRKGRRVFEGSVDGLNEDTPVYEADLQPWGTAVGLIHGAGGEVLGEGRLSLPHEVDPADFVGTLVGAGVRVRAFAPVKRSLEDLYMEILNGGER, encoded by the coding sequence ATGCTCGAAGTGAACGGACTCTGGAAAACCTTCGGCGGCAAAGCGGCGCTGGAGGATGTTTCGTTCAGCGTGGGCAGGGGTGAGATCTTCGGCCTGTTGGGCCACAACGGAGCGGGCAAGAGCACGTCGCTGGGCATCATCCTCGGGATGGTTGCGGCGGATCGCGGGGAGGTGACGATCGATGGCATCTCCGTGGCGAAGGACCGGGCGCGCGCATTGGGAAAAGTTGGCGCGATCTTCGAGGCACCGGCATTCTACGATTACCTGAGCGGCTGGGAGAACCTGCGGCTGCTGATGAGCTACACCTGCCCGTTCGACGCGGGGATGGCCCGGGACGTCGTGCAGCGTGTGGGCCTGGCGGACCGCATTCATTCCAAGGTGCGGACCTACAGCCACGGGATGAGGCAGCGGCTCGCGCTCGCGCAGTCCCTGCTGCCGGAACCGGAAGTGCTGCTGCTGGACGAGCCGACCGACGGGCTGGACCCGGAAGGCATCAAATGGTTCCGCGACTTCATCCTCGGCTTGCGCGACGAGCGCGGGACGACCGTCCTTTTCAACTCCCACCTGCTCGCGGAGGTCGAGCTGATGTGCGACCGCGTGGCCATCCTCCGCAAGGGCAGGCGCGTGTTCGAGGGCAGCGTCGATGGCCTGAACGAGGACACCCCGGTCTATGAGGCGGACCTCCAGCCTTGGGGAACCGCCGTCGGCCTCATCCATGGAGCGGGTGGTGAAGTCCTGGGTGAGGGACGGCTGTCCCTGCCGCACGAGGTGGACCCGGCGGACTTTGTCGGAACCCTCGTCGGTGCGGGTGTGCGGGTCCGTGCGTTCGCGCCGGTGAAGCGGTCGCTGGAGGACCTCTACATGGAAATCCTGAATGGAGGGGAAAGGTAG
- a CDS encoding ABC transporter permease, whose product MLFLQQLRGELRKLFARPRTWMGYGAFLVMEAVILFVYKLDRSQQVMRGMVERNGLEFGTYYSSLTITFTIMLISMVLLGAIYFALVAGDIVAKENEDGNLRLVFARPISRFRLLLVKYSAVCLYTFTFVFFVGISGYLMAVAAVGWEGGLLVIEQKMKVFAAYPEWIDGAKRLALAATGIGLSMITLSSIAFMFSCLKIKPAAASIITLTILFVDMILQEFPFFKPYESWFVTWRMSAWVFLMEHHISWPKVIESYAFLSGLNITLFILGWLSFQTRDFKT is encoded by the coding sequence ATGCTGTTCCTGCAACAACTCCGGGGGGAACTCAGGAAGCTGTTCGCCAGGCCGCGGACCTGGATGGGCTACGGCGCGTTCCTGGTCATGGAGGCGGTGATCCTGTTCGTCTACAAGCTGGACCGCAGCCAGCAGGTCATGCGGGGGATGGTCGAGCGCAACGGTCTGGAGTTCGGCACCTACTACAGCTCCCTGACCATCACCTTCACCATCATGCTCATCAGCATGGTGCTGCTCGGCGCGATCTACTTCGCCCTGGTGGCCGGGGACATCGTGGCGAAGGAAAATGAAGACGGGAACCTGCGGCTGGTTTTCGCCCGGCCCATCAGCCGCTTCCGGCTGTTGCTGGTGAAGTATTCGGCGGTCTGCCTCTACACCTTCACCTTCGTGTTCTTTGTCGGCATCTCCGGATACCTGATGGCGGTCGCCGCCGTCGGATGGGAAGGAGGACTGCTGGTCATCGAGCAGAAGATGAAAGTCTTCGCCGCGTATCCGGAGTGGATCGACGGGGCGAAGCGGCTCGCGTTGGCGGCAACCGGCATCGGCCTCAGCATGATCACGCTTTCCTCCATCGCCTTCATGTTCTCCTGCCTGAAGATCAAGCCGGCGGCGGCGTCCATCATCACGCTGACCATCCTGTTCGTGGACATGATCCTGCAGGAGTTCCCGTTCTTCAAACCCTACGAAAGCTGGTTCGTCACCTGGCGGATGAGCGCGTGGGTGTTCCTGATGGAGCACCACATTTCCTGGCCGAAGGTCATCGAGTCCTACGCCTTCCTCAGCGGGCTGAACATCACGCTGTTCATCTTGGGCTGGCTGTCGTTCCAGACCCGGGATTTCAAGACGTGA
- the lnt gene encoding apolipoprotein N-acyltransferase → MSRIPRILLHRVGPVLLAGGIVGWEASGSRNGVLILPSLIMLLTVLWTTDERRAAWKGFGLGWLAGIVGFAIQLRWLSVVSPLGAVVLPLYLGLFWGAFGAFATTLGRPRILLQEKSHVGITFANAAVFAFLEWLRSWLFTGFGWNGLGIAFHDVPLIAQTADLLGVCGISLLVVWVCGLFAVDIQRYQMAGGWKARNKGSDRIGWKNPVTGYLIIALVPLYGWMRIHQEESRATTPLRALLVQNNIPQDAARYLWDPAEIHMAYEDATLEALEKAKAAETFPDWVIWPESALTGRFLRTDDGGWGTWQENLDTLRNVREGGDFTLMFGAIELEATNDGDALLPKPDGNTYNSLVAMSPADELQTFRKHHLVIFGETIPFVDSIPFLKKIYQQQAGVEYGGSFASGKSFEPLTAATAAGTRIGIIPTVCFEDTVPRLTRRFLKNGPQVIVNVTNDGWFKESPAAAQHFANAKFRAIELRRPMLRSANTGVTASVDTTGRATTLTDRKGSHFTNGTLLARVSVPIRPGKSLYGMVGDLGIILTGAGGLAVAFLLRRGKAEPLEM, encoded by the coding sequence ATGTCCCGTATCCCGCGCATTCTCCTCCACAGGGTGGGACCCGTCCTGCTCGCCGGCGGCATCGTCGGTTGGGAGGCGTCCGGCAGCAGGAACGGTGTCCTTATTCTACCCTCCCTCATCATGCTCCTCACGGTCCTCTGGACCACGGACGAACGCAGGGCGGCGTGGAAAGGGTTCGGCCTGGGATGGCTGGCGGGTATCGTCGGCTTCGCGATCCAGCTCCGCTGGCTGTCCGTCGTCTCCCCGCTGGGCGCGGTGGTGCTGCCGCTTTATCTCGGCCTGTTCTGGGGTGCGTTCGGAGCTTTCGCCACCACCTTGGGAAGGCCCCGCATCTTGCTGCAGGAGAAATCCCATGTCGGCATCACCTTTGCCAATGCCGCCGTTTTCGCGTTTCTCGAATGGCTCAGGAGCTGGCTTTTCACCGGCTTCGGCTGGAACGGACTGGGGATCGCTTTCCATGATGTCCCCCTCATCGCCCAGACGGCGGATCTCCTGGGGGTGTGCGGGATTTCCCTGCTCGTCGTCTGGGTCTGTGGTCTGTTCGCGGTGGACATCCAGCGCTATCAGATGGCGGGCGGATGGAAGGCGAGGAACAAGGGCAGCGACCGCATCGGGTGGAAAAATCCGGTGACCGGGTATCTGATCATCGCGCTGGTTCCGCTCTACGGTTGGATGCGCATCCACCAGGAAGAATCACGGGCCACCACTCCGCTGCGCGCGCTGCTCGTCCAGAACAATATCCCGCAGGATGCCGCCCGCTACCTGTGGGACCCGGCGGAGATCCACATGGCCTACGAGGACGCCACGCTGGAAGCGCTGGAGAAAGCGAAGGCGGCGGAGACTTTCCCGGACTGGGTCATCTGGCCGGAAAGCGCGCTCACCGGCCGGTTCCTGCGCACGGATGACGGAGGGTGGGGGACCTGGCAGGAAAACCTCGATACGCTCCGGAATGTCCGCGAGGGCGGGGATTTCACCCTCATGTTCGGAGCCATCGAACTGGAGGCCACGAATGATGGCGACGCCCTCCTGCCGAAACCCGACGGCAACACCTACAACTCCCTGGTGGCCATGTCCCCTGCCGACGAACTCCAGACCTTCCGCAAGCATCACCTGGTCATCTTCGGCGAGACGATCCCGTTCGTGGATTCGATCCCGTTCCTGAAAAAGATCTACCAGCAACAGGCGGGCGTGGAATATGGCGGCTCGTTCGCCTCCGGCAAATCCTTCGAGCCCCTCACCGCCGCCACCGCCGCCGGGACGCGGATCGGCATCATCCCCACCGTTTGCTTCGAGGATACCGTTCCGCGTTTGACCCGGCGCTTTCTGAAAAACGGGCCGCAGGTCATCGTGAATGTCACCAACGACGGGTGGTTCAAGGAAAGCCCGGCAGCCGCCCAGCACTTCGCGAACGCGAAGTTCCGGGCCATCGAACTCCGCCGCCCGATGCTCCGGTCCGCCAACACGGGCGTCACCGCCAGCGTGGACACCACCGGCCGGGCGACGACACTGACTGACAGGAAAGGCAGCCATTTCACCAATGGCACACTTCTTGCGCGGGTTTCCGTGCCAATCCGTCCGGGCAAATCCCTCTACGGAATGGTGGGCGATCTGGGGATCATCCTCACCGGTGCCGGAGGACTGGCTGTGGCATTCCTGCTCCGACGCGGAAAAGCCGAACCATTGGAAATGTAA
- a CDS encoding cell division FtsZ family protein, whose amino-acid sequence MISYTRDPQQTIPTSSVKIIGLGGGGTNILERVALDGMEGAELLALNTDIRTLSAAVAGEKIQLGRNLTKGLGTGGDPELGQQAMLEAESEIRDSLRGRRIVFLCVGLGGGTGSGAAPIVTRIAREEGAFVVVFATMPFFFEGKRRREQAETSLNELAVLSNALVTFDNNRMGELVLAKQGIHEAFAAADLMICESIKAVIRLVIRPGLINVGLDDLMSALRTNRSRCLFGSGLAEGKDRAAKALRNALASPLLDQGALLKDAQTVLVHLSGGEDLTLYEIELLMQRLQKFVPEKAHVLFGAAIDPAMRDSLSVTLISALPEDHLRAAPRDSLSSSLPENPVLDPSDSFASFSTPAITAKPEPETTFADTLPPVEESKPEPEPETELEPMFTSKQQPEAKPLPEPEPEPQPEPEPVAAVDVWDDEPPFAEAFADSPVEAAAPPSAPEPEEKPATHLPAASVPKPENVMRLAPDADSGAGKNLWTPKPPAPRADDEFPPDLEDVPAAEAKPAAEPPKLKLGVKTPTAQPELSFDTAPRGRFEGVSPNVVNGEDLDLPPFLRKKK is encoded by the coding sequence ATGATTTCCTACACCCGCGATCCCCAGCAAACCATCCCCACCTCGAGCGTGAAAATCATCGGCCTCGGTGGTGGGGGGACGAATATCCTCGAACGCGTCGCCCTCGATGGCATGGAGGGCGCCGAACTCCTGGCGCTGAACACGGACATCCGGACGCTGTCCGCCGCGGTGGCCGGCGAAAAGATCCAGCTCGGCCGCAACCTGACGAAGGGCCTGGGCACCGGCGGTGATCCGGAACTCGGCCAGCAGGCGATGCTTGAGGCGGAAAGTGAGATCCGCGACTCGCTGCGCGGCCGCCGCATCGTTTTCCTCTGTGTCGGCCTCGGCGGTGGCACCGGCTCCGGCGCGGCTCCCATCGTCACCCGCATCGCCCGGGAGGAAGGCGCGTTCGTGGTGGTGTTCGCCACCATGCCGTTCTTCTTCGAGGGCAAGCGCCGCCGGGAGCAGGCGGAAACGTCGCTCAACGAGCTGGCGGTCCTCTCGAACGCGCTGGTCACCTTTGACAACAACCGGATGGGCGAACTGGTGCTGGCGAAACAGGGCATCCACGAAGCCTTCGCCGCCGCGGACCTGATGATCTGCGAATCCATCAAGGCGGTCATCCGCCTGGTGATCCGGCCGGGCCTGATCAACGTGGGGCTGGACGATCTGATGAGCGCCCTGCGGACGAACCGTTCCCGCTGCCTGTTCGGCTCCGGCCTGGCGGAAGGCAAGGACCGCGCCGCCAAGGCGCTGCGCAACGCGCTGGCCAGCCCGCTGCTCGACCAGGGCGCGCTGCTCAAGGACGCCCAGACCGTGCTCGTCCACCTTTCCGGCGGGGAAGACCTCACCCTTTATGAAATCGAGCTGCTGATGCAGCGGCTCCAGAAGTTCGTTCCGGAAAAGGCGCATGTTCTCTTCGGCGCGGCGATCGACCCGGCGATGCGGGATTCCCTTTCCGTGACGCTCATCAGCGCCCTGCCGGAAGACCACCTCCGTGCGGCACCGAGGGATTCCCTGTCGTCATCCCTCCCGGAGAATCCGGTGCTGGATCCGTCCGACAGTTTTGCTTCCTTCTCCACTCCGGCAATCACCGCCAAACCTGAGCCCGAAACGACATTCGCGGACACCCTCCCGCCGGTTGAGGAGTCAAAACCGGAGCCGGAACCAGAAACAGAGCTGGAGCCGATGTTCACTTCAAAGCAGCAGCCGGAAGCCAAACCCCTGCCCGAGCCGGAACCGGAGCCACAACCTGAACCGGAGCCGGTGGCGGCGGTTGACGTATGGGATGACGAGCCGCCCTTCGCGGAAGCCTTCGCCGACTCACCCGTCGAAGCGGCGGCCCCGCCCTCCGCGCCGGAACCCGAGGAAAAACCCGCGACCCACCTGCCCGCCGCCTCCGTCCCGAAGCCGGAGAATGTCATGCGGCTCGCCCCCGATGCCGATTCAGGCGCGGGGAAAAACCTCTGGACGCCCAAGCCCCCTGCGCCCCGCGCGGATGATGAGTTTCCACCGGATCTCGAGGACGTGCCCGCCGCCGAAGCCAAGCCCGCCGCCGAACCACCGAAACTGAAGCTGGGCGTGAAGACCCCGACGGCCCAACCGGAACTCTCCTTTGACACCGCACCGCGTGGCCGCTTCGAAGGGGTGAGCCCGAACGTCGTGAACGGGGAGGATCTCGACCTTCCGCCTTTCCTGCGGAAGAAGAAGTAG
- a CDS encoding four helix bundle protein: MEDDPKASYDLEDRLLDYGARIITLTRSLGPDFAARHIGNQLLRSGTAPLSHHGEAQGAESPADFIHKLRLALKEFRESQRWLKLIIRSEILPDQKLAPLLDETDQLIRIFVTSINTAEKRRK; the protein is encoded by the coding sequence ATGGAAGATGACCCGAAAGCATCCTACGATCTGGAGGATCGTCTTTTGGACTACGGTGCCCGGATCATCACTCTCACCCGCTCGCTGGGACCGGACTTTGCCGCCCGGCACATAGGCAACCAACTTCTCCGCTCGGGGACTGCTCCGCTTTCCCATCACGGTGAAGCCCAAGGCGCCGAATCCCCTGCTGATTTCATCCACAAATTACGCCTCGCCCTCAAGGAGTTCCGCGAGTCACAACGCTGGCTCAAACTGATCATCCGGTCCGAGATCCTCCCTGATCAGAAACTGGCTCCCTTGCTCGATGAAACCGACCAATTGATCCGCATCTTCGTCACCAGCATCAACACCGCCGAAAAACGCCGCAAATAG
- the ftsA gene encoding cell division protein FtsA has protein sequence MARRSKIHVGLEIGTSKTCMVVGEVKPDTAIKILGIGVTNTAGVRKGEINDFPQARACLKDALVKAEDASDVEIGSVYLAVTGSHIQGVNNRGTFRLPEGDPTVAPEHVQEARDIAKDVHIPADHVYIHNIIRNYWLDGLEHNTSPVGLFGKTVEADFHIVHGIGNRIQNSIKLVREMPLEVDDVVFAPIATAQMALDPEQRERGALVIDIGGGTTDYALYLGGSIAASGCIPVGGDHVTNDIHLVTGLPFSKAEALKVTEGDASADPAKAVGTAKLTDERGFADVEVKRSILNEVIRQRLEETLKLVKQRLPEGAVENIGAGIFLTGGTSQMRGFSELAFEVFGRDIYRPESSDFSGSQNNFKDPRFATAIGLIRYAQILETERAKPPGCLGRIARLFWMGR, from the coding sequence ATGGCACGCCGCTCGAAAATTCACGTCGGACTCGAAATCGGAACCAGCAAGACCTGCATGGTCGTCGGCGAGGTGAAGCCGGACACCGCGATCAAGATCCTGGGCATCGGAGTCACCAACACGGCGGGCGTCCGCAAGGGGGAGATCAATGATTTCCCGCAGGCCCGCGCCTGCCTGAAGGACGCGCTGGTGAAGGCGGAGGATGCCAGCGACGTGGAGATCGGCAGCGTGTATCTGGCGGTGACCGGCTCCCACATCCAGGGGGTGAACAACCGCGGCACCTTCCGTCTCCCGGAGGGAGATCCGACCGTGGCTCCGGAACACGTCCAGGAGGCCCGGGACATCGCGAAGGATGTCCACATCCCGGCCGACCACGTCTATATCCACAACATCATCCGCAACTACTGGCTGGATGGACTGGAGCACAACACCTCCCCCGTCGGCCTCTTCGGCAAGACCGTGGAAGCCGACTTCCACATCGTCCACGGCATCGGCAACCGCATCCAGAACAGTATCAAGCTGGTCCGTGAGATGCCGCTGGAAGTGGACGACGTCGTTTTCGCCCCCATCGCCACCGCGCAAATGGCGCTCGACCCGGAGCAACGCGAGCGCGGCGCGCTGGTGATCGACATCGGAGGCGGCACCACCGACTACGCCCTCTACCTCGGCGGCTCGATCGCGGCTTCCGGCTGCATCCCCGTGGGCGGCGACCATGTGACGAATGACATCCACCTCGTCACCGGCCTGCCATTTTCAAAGGCGGAGGCCCTGAAGGTCACCGAAGGCGACGCGTCCGCGGATCCGGCGAAGGCCGTCGGCACCGCCAAGCTGACCGACGAACGCGGCTTCGCGGACGTGGAGGTGAAGCGCAGCATCCTCAACGAGGTCATCCGCCAGCGGCTGGAGGAAACGCTCAAGCTGGTGAAGCAACGGCTGCCGGAAGGCGCGGTCGAAAACATCGGCGCGGGCATCTTCCTCACCGGCGGCACCAGCCAGATGCGCGGCTTCAGCGAGCTGGCGTTCGAGGTTTTCGGACGCGACATCTACCGCCCGGAATCCTCCGACTTCAGCGGTTCGCAGAACAACTTCAAGGACCCCCGCTTCGCCACCGCCATCGGCCTCATCCGTTACGCCCAGATCCTGGAAACCGAACGCGCCAAACCGCCTGGCTGCCTCGGACGGATCGCGCGTCTTTTCTGGATGGGACGATAG
- a CDS encoding FtsQ-type POTRA domain-containing protein: MKKTSRPSKRPQSSVLQVRVMSPRIAWFGFLRIFGRCMKYALIAGMVGAAGWGAWKGIRHAFHENPDFRLQTVDLNENSAIDEFGVYQIADIDPQVNLFTLDIDQVAERLRGVPALSAVQVERRLPGTLHVRVLSRVPCAWAAVGNEPFERKPGGLLIDHDGHAFPCTTVQFETAEKLPVILLPGGGEHGITSGKTVDHPELARCMRLLDAATKADPGSIARIESLRQANSWSLELVTRDGLAATFGLGDHERQISNFRAAIDHASRGNYSIATINLIPKINVPVTLRGSAPPPKALIVPEPTADDVRRDRRSRDLNTLLNSR, translated from the coding sequence ATGAAGAAGACCTCCAGACCCAGCAAGCGCCCGCAATCAAGCGTCCTCCAGGTCCGCGTGATGTCGCCGCGCATCGCGTGGTTCGGCTTTCTCCGGATCTTCGGCAGGTGCATGAAATACGCGCTCATCGCCGGTATGGTCGGAGCCGCTGGTTGGGGGGCATGGAAGGGCATCCGCCATGCGTTCCATGAGAACCCGGACTTCCGCCTGCAGACCGTGGATCTCAATGAAAACAGCGCCATCGACGAGTTCGGCGTCTATCAGATCGCGGACATCGACCCCCAGGTGAATCTCTTCACCCTGGACATCGACCAAGTGGCCGAACGCTTGCGTGGCGTGCCCGCGCTTTCCGCCGTACAGGTGGAGCGCCGCCTGCCCGGGACCCTGCATGTGCGCGTGCTTTCCCGTGTTCCGTGCGCATGGGCGGCGGTCGGAAACGAACCGTTCGAACGCAAACCGGGCGGCCTGCTCATCGACCACGACGGCCACGCCTTCCCCTGCACCACGGTCCAGTTCGAAACCGCGGAGAAACTTCCCGTCATCCTGCTTCCCGGAGGGGGTGAGCATGGGATCACCTCCGGAAAGACCGTGGATCATCCTGAACTCGCGCGCTGCATGCGCCTGCTGGATGCCGCCACGAAAGCCGACCCCGGCTCCATCGCCCGGATCGAATCCCTGCGGCAGGCGAACAGTTGGTCGCTGGAGCTGGTGACGCGGGATGGCCTCGCCGCCACCTTCGGCCTGGGCGACCACGAACGCCAGATCTCCAATTTCCGCGCCGCCATCGACCACGCCAGCCGCGGCAACTATTCCATCGCCACCATCAATCTCATCCCGAAGATCAACGTCCCGGTCACGCTCCGCGGCTCCGCCCCTCCTCCGAAGGCGCTCATCGTGCCTGAGCCGACGGCGGACGACGTGCGCCGCGACCGGCGTTCCCGTGATCTGAACACCCTCCTCAACAGCCGCTGA
- a CDS encoding D-alanine--D-alanine ligase, whose protein sequence is MLQGKKIAVLMGGPGAERDVSLATGKAILKALTDAGYDAVAVDVTGTTIDLPEGTDLAFNAIHGTFGEDGQLQDFLEARGIPYTGAGSASSKLAINKTLAKERFVAAGVPTARSETLSLSPGLLPNPTIKAPLVVKPPLEGSSVGIQIVKEQDQVPTALLKAAEKYDEVLLEEFIEGKELTVGILDGTPLPVVHIIPPDGDYDFSSKYPWLSGGKGSQYICPAELDEDTTRAVQEAALAAYNALGIEVYARVDVLLDKDNRPFVLEANTIPGMTETSLLPKAAAAAGIPFPALCQTIAELSLKVER, encoded by the coding sequence ATGCTCCAAGGAAAGAAAATCGCCGTCCTGATGGGCGGTCCCGGCGCTGAACGCGACGTTTCGCTCGCCACCGGCAAGGCCATCCTCAAGGCTCTCACCGACGCGGGATACGACGCCGTCGCAGTCGATGTGACCGGCACCACGATTGATCTGCCCGAGGGAACCGATCTGGCCTTCAACGCCATCCACGGTACCTTCGGCGAGGACGGCCAGCTCCAGGATTTCCTGGAAGCACGGGGCATCCCGTACACCGGTGCGGGTTCCGCCAGCAGCAAGCTCGCCATCAACAAGACCCTCGCCAAGGAACGCTTCGTGGCGGCGGGTGTCCCCACCGCCCGCTCGGAAACCCTTTCCCTCTCCCCCGGCCTGCTGCCGAACCCAACCATCAAGGCGCCGCTGGTGGTCAAGCCGCCGCTGGAAGGCTCCAGCGTGGGCATCCAGATCGTGAAGGAACAGGACCAGGTCCCAACCGCGCTGCTGAAAGCCGCGGAGAAATACGATGAGGTGCTCCTCGAGGAATTCATCGAGGGCAAAGAACTGACCGTGGGCATCCTTGACGGCACCCCGCTGCCGGTCGTCCACATCATCCCGCCGGACGGCGACTATGACTTCTCCAGCAAGTATCCATGGCTTTCCGGCGGAAAAGGCAGCCAGTATATCTGCCCCGCGGAGCTGGATGAGGATACGACCCGCGCGGTGCAGGAAGCCGCACTGGCCGCCTACAACGCGCTGGGCATCGAGGTCTATGCCCGGGTGGACGTCCTGCTCGACAAAGACAACCGTCCGTTCGTCCTCGAAGCGAACACCATCCCCGGCATGACCGAGACCAGCCTGCTGCCGAAGGCCGCTGCCGCCGCCGGCATCCCTTTCCCCGCCCTCTGCCAGACCATCGCCGAACTGTCACTGAAAGTGGAACGCTAG